The following proteins are encoded in a genomic region of Xenopus laevis strain J_2021 chromosome 3L, Xenopus_laevis_v10.1, whole genome shotgun sequence:
- the LOC108710968 gene encoding alpha-2Db adrenergic receptor — MEATSFVPTAFYNGSEESGQPQLKAWPYTALECTLIIIAVVSIILSTVLGNILVVLAIFTSRALRAPQNLFLVSLASADILVGALIIPFSLAREVMGYWHFGSVWCSMYLALDILFCTSSIVHLCAISIDRYWSVTKAVKYNLKRTPKRIKRCIAIIWVVSAIISFPPLLKSKHKEWECLLNDDTWYVLFSCTVSFFVPCLIMILLYCRIYRVAKHRVSSLRNGVSDCASATPGTCETHHNIQNNHEAEELDLEESTSSVHKFPKKHHHKKKDKPKSAKAKRLSWTSNRGQQHRDQSICISQMRLNQLREKRLTFVLAVVIGGFVICWFPFFFTYSLESVCRKRCGISDALFNFFFWIGYCNSSLNPIIYTVFNRDFRKAFRRLLTHGSRRTT, encoded by the coding sequence ATGGAGGCAACAAGTTTTGTCccaactgcattttataatggatCTGAAGAGAGTGGCCAACCCCAGCTAAAGGCCTGGCCTTACACCGCACTGGAGTGCACTCTAATCATTATAGCAGTGGTGTCCATCATCTTGTCTACAGTACTTGGCAACATTCTAGTTGTTTTGGCAATATTTACCAGCCGGGCCCTGCGGGCCCCGCAGAACTTGTTTTTGGTTTCACTAGCATCTGCTGACATCCTGGTGGGGGCACTGATCATCCCATTTTCTCTAGCCAGAGAGGTTATGGGCTATTGGCATTTTGGAAGTGTATGGTGTAGCATGTACCTGGCTTTGGATATCTTATTCTGCACATCTTCTATTGTACACCTGTGTGCCATCAGTATTGACCGATATTGGTCGGTGACGAAAGCAGTCAAGTACAATCTGAAGCGCACGCCCAAGAGGATCAAGAGGTGCATTGCAATCATATGGGTGGTGTCGGCCATCATTTCTTTCCCGCCACTTCTCAAGTCTAAGCACAAGGAATGGGAGTGCCTCCTAAACGACGACACATGGTACGTCTTGTtttcatgtactgtgtctttCTTTGTCCCTTGTCTTATCATGATCTTGCTCTACTGTCGCATCTACCGTGTAGCCAAACACCGCGTGTCCAGTCTTAGGAATGGGGTTTCTGACTGCGCCAGTGCAACGCCAGGCACCTGCGAAACGCACCATAACATCCAAAACAACCACGAAGCAGAGGAACTGGATTTAGAAGAAAGCACTTCTTCTGTGCATAAGTTTCCCAAGAAACAccatcacaaaaaaaaagataaacccAAAAGTGCCAAAGCGAAAAGGCTTTCGTGGACCTCAAACCGCGGGCAACAACACCGGGACCAATCTATTTGCATCTCCCAGATGCGCCTGAACCAGCTCCGAGAAAAGAGACTAACCTTTGTGCTAGCTGTGGTCATCGGTGGCTTCGTTATCTGCTGGTTTCCATTTTTCTTCACCTACAGCCTAGAGTCTGTTTGTAGAAAGAGATGTGGAATCTCAGATGCCCTTTTTAACTTCTTCTTCTGGATTGGCTACTGCAACAGCAGCCTGAATCCCATCATATACACAGTCTTCAACAGGGACTTCCGCAAAGCATTCCGAAGACTCCTCACTCATGGTTCCAGAAGGACTACATga